CACCGGCACTGTCGCGCCAGGAAATGTTCCGGCCGGCCACCGTTTTACTCATAAAATCGGGCGCTTCCCGGTCGGCGGCAGAAATAAGTTGTGCAAGCGGAACCGGCCTGTTGGCTTTAAATGCGTCGAAGCTGAGGTAAATGCCCGGCTGCAATTCCACAGTCCGGTGGCGTAATGCGGAATCGGGCTGTGCAATGAGTACAGGCGGAAGTGTAAGAAGAAAAAGTAAAAATAGAATACGCATACAAAGCAATCAGATTTCTTCGAGGGTAATCCGGGTTTTATCACCACCCGCATTACCGGTGTTCATGGTTTCGGCCGGTTCAAAGAGCATTACCGATACTTCTTCATCGGCCAGCGGGCAATGCTCCACTCCGCGCGGCACTACAATCATTTCGCCTTCATGAAGCTGCACATTTTTATCGCGGAACTGCATGGTAAAACTTCCCTTCACCACATAAAACAACTCATCTTCATGTGTGTGTGAATGCCATACAAACTCACCTTTAAATTTCACCAGCCGCACCTGCTGTCCGTTGAGAGAGGCTACTACGCGCGGGTTCCAGTGGTCGGTGAATTGGGTGAGTTTATCGGTGAGGTTTATTTTTTGCATGGAGTGAAGATAAATGAATTGACCGGAATAATAGGTGTAATTAAGAATCCGGGAGATTTAAAATGCTTACTCAAACACTAGCAAATTAATACATTTACACTATGAATGTAACCCTTGTTTGCCCTTAAGCTCATTCGTCAATCGCCATGAATAAAATACAGTCTAATTGTGCGCTGTTCGTGCAGCTTTTACTCGTGCTGATACCACTTTCCGCATTTTCGCAGATAGATCCCCCCAAAGCAACTGTAACCTGGTTCGACGGAAGTACTTTTAAACAACGCGAGTCCGACATCGTAAAATATACGCTAACCGATTCTTTCTTTTTACGAAGCAGATATAATATCCAATTAAAAAGCGACAGTATTATTTTTCAAGGAAAAAAATACCTCAATACCAGTAAATTCAATCACTACCTGAATTTCGACAGGTTTGACAGCAGTACAAAAACTTCACAACGTATTTCCTCATTCCCGCTAAACGATACACTAAAGTTAAACAGGGTAACCTTTAGTAAAAACGGAAGCTATTGTTTGGTTGCCCAATACGATTCCTATGCTGCCAGGCCTGACAAGAATCAGGGTAAGATTATTTTTTATGTTTTTGCTAAAGGCCAGTTAATTTCCACAATAAATGCAATTTATAAAGGCAGATCTTTATCAGATTATTCAATTAATAACATTGGAACAGTATTACTGATTACTTCCAACTTTCAGGAAATTGAACTGCAAACTCCAATAAGTAAAACAAAAACAAGCGGTGCGTATAGCGAACTCATACTGATTCATGCAAACGGGCAAATTATCCGCCAGGAGAAATTTAAAACGGATACCACATATAAATTATCAACAATCTATAATACACGCGGAACGGGCTATATGCTGGAGTTTCTGAAAGACAGAAATACATTACCAAAGGCGCAGTATAAACATTCACTGGACGAATATGAGACCTTTAATTATAAACTCATTTATATTGATCAATCAGGTGAAGTAAGATGGAATAAAAATTTTTTAATAAAGGGGATGGGGCATTTCAGCGATGATGTGGTTGAAATTAATCATGATCTTATTTTCAGGATAAGTCTGCAATCAACCTTTCAGGAACCCAAAATTATCTGTGACCAGAAAGAAATACACTATCCCTATAGCAAAAATAGTCCGTTTCTAATTCAAACAATTCTGCTGCATACTGATTCAACAGGAAAATTAGTGTGGTATGGTCAGCTTCAAACAGACAGTTTGTTTACAGCTCCTAGTCGCATGGCAGGCAATATGAATTCAACAACGATCGACGTGCTATCCATTCAATGGCCAGATACTGTAAACGGTAAGAACCTGTTGGATTGTATTAACTTAACCCGGTTAATTCTTACACGTATTGATTTAACCACACATCAGCTTTCCACGTTTGTAATCATGGAAAATAGTCGGTTTATATCGGTTGTAGATTTTCAGATATTAACGGAAAATAAATTTTTGATTACGGCCAGATTTAAAGAACCACCCGGTGGACAATCAATAATTACGAAGGATAAAATGCAACCGGGATATTCTGCACAGCTAACTGGTGTATTTACGCCGGATCAGAAAAAATGAATAAATCCTTTGTGATTAAAATATCGGCTGTTGCTGGCTTTGGCAGCCGCAATTGATTTAATTCACCGATCTTTATACATCATCTGTACAATCAGCCATGAAACAACTATACGCCTTCCTGTTTCTCTCCTTTACATTTTCATTTGCGGCCAATGCACAAACAAATGTGCCATTAAATGTACTGATGCTTGCTCAAAAGCAGCCGCAAGGCTCGTCCATCGGCCTGCTGGTAAAAGGTGATGCGGCACAGGTTTCAGCCGCTGTGAAAAAGCATGGCGGGCGCATGCGGCAAAGCACAGGACAAATCAGCTCGGTGGAGTTGCCGGTGGCTGCATTGCGGGCATTTGCCGCTGAACCGGGCATTCTGGAAATTGGTCATGCGCCGGTGGCGCTGCAGCTTTTGAATGATACCATGCGCACACAATCGCACGTGGATGAAGTACACAATGGCCTTGCGCCGCTAACACAGGGCTTTACCGGCCGCAATGTGGTAATGGGCATTATGGACTCAGGCATCGACTTTAACCATCCCGATTTTAAAGACAGCCTCGGCAATACGCGCATTTATGCCCTGTGGGATCAGCGCGACAATACCGGCCCCGGCCCTGCGCCTTACAACTACGGCACATTGTGGACACAGGCACAGATAAACGGCGGCAACTGCACGCACAACGATTTGCAGTATTACGGCCACGGCACCCACGTAAGCGGCATTGCTGCCGGAAACGGACGTGCTACTGCCGTTCGGAATTACTCAGGTGTTGCGCCTGATGCCGTGATTGTAGCCGTAGCCATTGACTTTACAGGCGCCAACAGCCCCACGGCCATTGCCGATGCTACCGCGTGGATGTATGCACAGGCACAAACCCTCGGCCTGCCCTGCGTAATCAATGCCAGCCTTGGCGATTATTACGGCTCGCACGACGGGCAGGATTTGCAGGCGCAGCTGATGGACAATTTAATTACGGCGCAAACAGGCCGCGTGTTTGTGGGCGCAGCAGGCAACGCCGGCGATCTGGACATACACCTCTCCTACCCGCTCAGCGCCGATACTGCGCTGACGTGGTTTACCGTGGGCAGCGGCAATATTTACATGCAGTTGTGGATGGATACTGCCGCTGCAGCCAATGCGCATTTTGCCGTAGGCACCACCAACACCACTTCGTGGACCGACAGAGGCCGCACGCCGTTTACCACCATTGCACAAAACCTGAGTGGCATTGGCACCGACACGGTGTTTAACGCGCAGGGCCAGCGGCTGGGCATTGTACAACGCGCAGGCACCGTACAGGGCAGCGCCTATTCAATGGAATTTCTGGTGCAGCCCGATTCGCTCAACGGCTACGGCTGGAGCCTCGAAGCCACGGGCAGCGGTGTGTTTCACAGCTGGAGCTTTGATTTTGTGCCCAATGCCTCGCTTCCTTCGCAGGCCGTTTATCCACGCATGAGCGAGTACCGTATGCCCGACCGCATCAGCACATTAGTGAGCAGCTTTCAGTGCTCCGACAAAGTAATTACCGTAGGCAACTACGTAAACCGCAGCCGCTGGCCCGATGTAAACAACGTGTGGCAAACCGACGCCAGCGTAACTGCCGGCGATATTATGAGCAACAGCAGCCGCGGCCCCACACGCACAGGCCGTACCAAGCCCGAAATTGCCGCGCCGGGTGCAAACAACTTTTCGTGCGCGGTAATCAGCACCCTGCCCAATTTTATTACCAATGCACCGCAGGTGGTGGCGCAGGGCGGCTATCATATTCAGGGTGGCGGCACATCAGCAGCATCGCCGGTGGTGGCGGGCGCAGCGGCACTGTGCCTGCAACACACGCCCGGTGCCGACTGGCTGCAAGTGCGCAATGCACTGCTTTACTGCACCCGCAACGACAGCTTTACCGGCCCCGTAGCCGCTGCACCCGATAATACCTGGGGCTACGGAAAGCTGGATGCATTTTCAGCACTCACCAATTGCTTCCTCACCACCACCGGCCCCGAACAACCGGCCGGAGCACAGGGCAATGTGTATCCAAACCCGGCCGCAGCCGGACTGGCCGTTACGCTTCAGCTGCCGCAACCGGCCACACAAATTGAAGTATTCAATATGCTGGGCGAAATTGTACTTGCACAAACCATTGCGGCCAGCGGGAATACGGTAACTTTGCATACCGAAAAGCTGCCGCCCGGCTTATATCTGCTCCGCACAACGGCGGGCAACGTGATGCGGCTTGTGATTCGCTGACAGAACTGTATGCTACGTTATATGAAACCGTTTGGCTGGGTTGTGCTTTTGTTTGGCGCACTTACAGCCGGGTTTTCCACACTTCCGGGGGTACTCGGATTTCTTGCCCTGCCAATGATGCTAATGGGCATGGGGCTTTCTACTATTTACCTTATGCTGAGCACACGTTACCGCGTGGAGCACGGATACATACACCCCGGCTACATTGGTCTGCTGCTGAGTTCGGTGCCGTTGCTGCTGATTATTTTGTTTAAACTCATCAACTAATGGAAACCGCCGCTCCCCGCACACAGGTATCCAACTACCTTTCACTGGTTACATTCAGCCATACCATTTTTGCGCTGCCGTTTGCCATAATCGGCTTTCTGCTGGCAGTACGGTTTGGGGATTATACGTTTTCGTGGAAACTGTTTTTGCTGGTGCTGGGCTGCATGGTAAGTGCACGCAGCGCCGCCATGGCGTTTAACCGCTACATCGACCGCGATATTGATGCAAAGAATGCACGCACCGCCACGCGCGAAATTCCGGCCGGCATCATCACGCCCAAAAATGCGTTGTGGTTTGTTATACTCACCTCGCTTGCCTTTGTGGCCTGCACGTGGTTTATCAACCGGCTTTGCTTTTATCTTTCGCCGGTGGCGCTGGCGGTAATTCTGGGCTACAGCTTAACCAAACGTTTTACGGCACTGTGTCATCTGGTGCTGGGCGTGGGGCTGGCGCTGGCGCCCATTGGTGCGTGGCTGGCCGTTACCGGCGTGTTTGCCTGGCTGCCGCTGCTGTTTTCGTTTGCGGTGCTGTGCTGGGTGAGCGGGTTTGATATGATTTATGCGTTGCAGGACGAATCGTTTGACCGCGAAAACAAGTTGAATTCAATGCCGGTTTTGCTGGGTAAAAAGGGGGCGCTTCGTTTGTCGGAAGTGCTGCATGTGTTTGCGGCAGTGTTTATCTGGCTGCCGGTTTATACACACAGTTTTGGTGTATGGTACTGCATCGGCGCATCGGTGTTCAGCGGTTTGCTGGTGTATCAGCACACGCTTGTAAAGCCCGATGATCTGAGTAAGGTGAACCGTGCTTTTTTTACAACCAATGGCATAGCCAGCGTGGTGTTTGCGGTGTTTGTGGTGCTGGAATTGTTTTTCCCGCTGTAAAATGAACGCGGTGAAACGATTTTTCGGCTGGTTCATTGCCACGCGACTGCGGCGCTGGGCTTTCATTTGGCTGCCGCTGTGTGGCGTGCTGCTGGTAGTAAGTTGTCATTTATGGATACAGCGCAGCACGCAGGCACAAATTTACAGCGAGGTAAATGCTGTTCCGGCGCATGACGTGGCGCTGGTGCTGGGAGCCAATCCGCTTGCGCGCACGGGCCGCACCAATCTGTATTTTCTTTATCGGATGGAAGCGGCGGCGGCGCTTTACAAAGCCGGTAAAGTGAAGCACATTATTGTTAGCGGCGATAATCACATTGCCACTTACGATGAATCTACAGCGATGAAACTGGCGCTTACTTCGCTTGGCGTGCCCGATTCGTGCATCACGCTCGACTTTGCCGGTTTCCGCACGCTCGACTCGGTGGTGCGTTGCAAAACAGTATTCGGCCAAAGCAGTGTGATTATTGTTTCGCAGCAGTTTCACAATGAGCGTGCCCTGTTTATTGCCAATCGTCGTGGCCTTAGCGCCGTGGCATTTAACGCAAAAGACGTGCCCGGTGCCTACTCCCGCCGTACACAGCTCCGCGAGTATCTTGCCCGCGTAAGCGCAGTGTTTGATGTGGTGCTGCTCAACCGCCAACCGAAATTTGGCGGCCCGCCGGAGCCCATCAAACTTTGATCTCACATCCTCCCGGTTTTCACAAGAAAACCCAAACCCAAGGTTTTCACCCAAAAACCAAAACCAGGGTTTCCACAAGAAAACCCAGACTCCACGGTTTCCGCAAGGAAACCGAAAAACAAGCCCCAAGCCCCATGAAAAACATGCAAACCCCCAAAGCCCGCACCGTGCCCCCATGCGCCCACAACTACAAATCAGCTCTCACCATCTTCATTTTCACCTTCTTTCCTTTCACAATTTCCTGATGCACCAGCTGCCGGTCTGATTTACGGATATAATATACCGAAGCCAGTCCGGGCGAAATATCATCCGTTACTACCACACGCCATACCTCATACTTGTTGTTTTTTCCCGAGGTAAACACCTGCGATTTCACCTCGGCAATATGCATTTGCATGATGCCTGATTTTTTGTCGGGGTCATAGTTATAAATGGTAATGTCTTTTTTGAGCCCGTCTTCAAGCTTCACCCAGCGCACAAGATGTGTATATAAATTACTGTCGAAATAAGCTGCTGAAACAGTATCGCGGATTTCTTTGCGTTCGTTTTTTTTCAGGTTGATATAATGCCCGGTAATAATTGGATTGAAGTTGAGTACCATTTCGCGCTGCGCATTCACTGAGCTATGCCGTATCGGTTTAAGTGTGGCCGAATCGGCAATGGTTGAGTCAATCCACAATCTGTCTGAATTGCGCATACGCATGGTTGACACGACATAGAGTTTTCCGTTTGCAAACCGTACCGAATCTGTCATAAGTCCGATCGGAATTTCCTTTTTCCCCACCATCATGAACCACGATGTTTCGTAGCGCACAGGTTTAATTGTGTGCATATCAATGTATGAACTGCCCGGCACCAGCGGCTGTTCGGCAAGTGCAAATCCAAGCGGCACCACGCAAATTGCAATCAGAAGTTTTTTCATTCGCTCCTATTTTCCGGCAATGGTACAACGATGTGTTAAGCAGTTGATTTAAAATTATGCCAACGAAACAGATTTTATACCAATGGCGATGATATAATTGCCTGCCGCAGGCTGTTGAATTTTGTACTTTTATAGATGCAGTTATACATGCATGATACGAATACTGAGAAGCCTTTTTTTGCGCAATGCCCTGCTGCTGCTATTTATAGAGGCCTGTATTTTCATATCACTTCTGCTTAGCCGTCCATTGTCTTATATTCTTGTTCCGCTGCTATTTATGGCGGTAACTTATGGCGTTGTTTTTCTATTCAATCATTTTGCCGTCCGTCTTTTGTTGCTGCGAAAAAAGCTGGCCATATTTGGCACCACCTTGTTGCTGTATCTTATTGCAGTTTCGTTTCTGCTCTGGGGCGGTATGGAGGGCTTTAAGGAAGGTCAGTGGTTGTGGGCATTTGTGAATTGCCTGCTTGTGCAACTGACCGGTAGCGGCTTGTATTTTATTTTTCTGTGGGTAAAAGACAACTACATCCGCACCGGCGAACAACTCCGGCAGAAACAGGATGAGTTGCATTTGCTGCATCTGCAAATGAATCCGCATTTTCTGATGAATGCGTTGAACAACCTGTATGGCATATCGCTATCTGCGCCTGATCAGGTGCCCGGTAAAATTGTGGAGTTGTCGGAGCTGCTGCGCTATCAGGTAAATGCTACACGCCGTGAGCGGGTGAAGCTGGACGAGGAAATTGAATTTCTTGAAAAGTTTATTGCGCACCAGCAATGGAAAAGCCGGCAATTACGTGGAGGTTTGCGTACCACGGGCATAAGAGAAAGCGTGGAAATACCGCCGTTGCTGGGTTTGCCGCTGCTTGAAAACGCCATTAAGTTTGCGCTCGAAACGCCTGAGCCGTATTTTGAAATAGCGATCGATTACCGCAGCGGCGTTTTTACTGTTTCGCTTACAAACAGTTGTCTGGCACCTGCACAGCGTAAAAACGGTACCGGGCTTGGCCTTGTAAACCTGAAGCAGCGCCT
This DNA window, taken from Bacteroidota bacterium, encodes the following:
- a CDS encoding cupin domain-containing protein, with amino-acid sequence MQKINLTDKLTQFTDHWNPRVVASLNGQQVRLVKFKGEFVWHSHTHEDELFYVVKGSFTMQFRDKNVQLHEGEMIVVPRGVEHCPLADEEVSVMLFEPAETMNTGNAGGDKTRITLEEI
- a CDS encoding S8 family peptidase, with protein sequence MKQLYAFLFLSFTFSFAANAQTNVPLNVLMLAQKQPQGSSIGLLVKGDAAQVSAAVKKHGGRMRQSTGQISSVELPVAALRAFAAEPGILEIGHAPVALQLLNDTMRTQSHVDEVHNGLAPLTQGFTGRNVVMGIMDSGIDFNHPDFKDSLGNTRIYALWDQRDNTGPGPAPYNYGTLWTQAQINGGNCTHNDLQYYGHGTHVSGIAAGNGRATAVRNYSGVAPDAVIVAVAIDFTGANSPTAIADATAWMYAQAQTLGLPCVINASLGDYYGSHDGQDLQAQLMDNLITAQTGRVFVGAAGNAGDLDIHLSYPLSADTALTWFTVGSGNIYMQLWMDTAAAANAHFAVGTTNTTSWTDRGRTPFTTIAQNLSGIGTDTVFNAQGQRLGIVQRAGTVQGSAYSMEFLVQPDSLNGYGWSLEATGSGVFHSWSFDFVPNASLPSQAVYPRMSEYRMPDRISTLVSSFQCSDKVITVGNYVNRSRWPDVNNVWQTDASVTAGDIMSNSSRGPTRTGRTKPEIAAPGANNFSCAVISTLPNFITNAPQVVAQGGYHIQGGGTSAASPVVAGAAALCLQHTPGADWLQVRNALLYCTRNDSFTGPVAAAPDNTWGYGKLDAFSALTNCFLTTTGPEQPAGAQGNVYPNPAAAGLAVTLQLPQPATQIEVFNMLGEIVLAQTIAASGNTVTLHTEKLPPGLYLLRTTAGNVMRLVIR
- a CDS encoding UbiA family prenyltransferase — its product is METAAPRTQVSNYLSLVTFSHTIFALPFAIIGFLLAVRFGDYTFSWKLFLLVLGCMVSARSAAMAFNRYIDRDIDAKNARTATREIPAGIITPKNALWFVILTSLAFVACTWFINRLCFYLSPVALAVILGYSLTKRFTALCHLVLGVGLALAPIGAWLAVTGVFAWLPLLFSFAVLCWVSGFDMIYALQDESFDRENKLNSMPVLLGKKGALRLSEVLHVFAAVFIWLPVYTHSFGVWYCIGASVFSGLLVYQHTLVKPDDLSKVNRAFFTTNGIASVVFAVFVVLELFFPL
- a CDS encoding YdcF family protein codes for the protein MNAVKRFFGWFIATRLRRWAFIWLPLCGVLLVVSCHLWIQRSTQAQIYSEVNAVPAHDVALVLGANPLARTGRTNLYFLYRMEAAAALYKAGKVKHIIVSGDNHIATYDESTAMKLALTSLGVPDSCITLDFAGFRTLDSVVRCKTVFGQSSVIIVSQQFHNERALFIANRRGLSAVAFNAKDVPGAYSRRTQLREYLARVSAVFDVVLLNRQPKFGGPPEPIKL
- a CDS encoding histidine kinase; the encoded protein is MIRILRSLFLRNALLLLFIEACIFISLLLSRPLSYILVPLLFMAVTYGVVFLFNHFAVRLLLLRKKLAIFGTTLLLYLIAVSFLLWGGMEGFKEGQWLWAFVNCLLVQLTGSGLYFIFLWVKDNYIRTGEQLRQKQDELHLLHLQMNPHFLMNALNNLYGISLSAPDQVPGKIVELSELLRYQVNATRRERVKLDEEIEFLEKFIAHQQWKSRQLRGGLRTTGIRESVEIPPLLGLPLLENAIKFALETPEPYFEIAIDYRSGVFTVSLTNSCLAPAQRKNGTGLGLVNLKQRLQLSGLRHELSSHEKEPSMYFTELKLWI